One segment of Leptospiraceae bacterium DNA contains the following:
- a CDS encoding ABC-F family ATPase, whose protein sequence is MISAAGVTIRYGKKTLFEDVSIKFKEGSRYGLIGANGSGKSTFLKILAGIEQPHQGVVSVDKGMRIGFLKQDHYEYENETIMNAVLMGHKELWAVHKERDRLYSLPEMSEAEGILASELEEKYADLDGYEAESYAGELLEGLGIPSNLHQEVMSRITGGYKLRVLLAQVLFQKPEILLLDEPTNNLDIKTIKWLEDFLRNHTGVLIVISHDRHFINSIATDIADLDYNVIRVYPGNYDDYMEASTMAREQLINDNKRTKEKIADLQEFVSRFSANASKAKQATSRAKLIDKLKSGQIEIKPSSRVSPYIRFKMAKPLGKDVINAFEISKSFDVPIFKNVTISISKGEKVGIIGTNGVGKTTLLKCLLKQLEPDSGKVEHGASMTASYFPQDHKDGIGVDAPTLIEWLYRYAPEGTDTTVIRSMLGRMLFSGDMAQKSTSVLSGGEKSRLILSRMIMAEDNVIALDEPTNHLDLESIEALNYSLSIYEGTVIFVTHDREFVSSLATRIIEVTPEQVIDFKGTYEEYLEKEGAEFFKRAASGSMLAKNK, encoded by the coding sequence ATGATTAGTGCTGCTGGTGTTACAATCCGATACGGAAAAAAAACTCTCTTCGAAGACGTAAGTATAAAATTTAAAGAAGGCTCCCGATACGGTCTTATTGGTGCAAATGGAAGTGGTAAATCTACTTTCCTAAAAATTTTAGCTGGTATTGAACAGCCACACCAAGGAGTCGTTTCCGTCGATAAAGGAATGCGCATTGGATTCCTAAAACAAGATCATTATGAATATGAAAATGAAACCATTATGAATGCCGTATTAATGGGTCATAAAGAGCTATGGGCAGTTCATAAGGAAAGAGATAGGCTTTATTCTTTACCAGAAATGTCTGAGGCGGAAGGAATTTTAGCCAGCGAGTTAGAAGAGAAATATGCTGATTTAGATGGGTATGAGGCAGAAAGTTATGCAGGTGAACTTCTCGAAGGTTTGGGAATTCCATCTAATCTTCACCAAGAAGTTATGTCTAGAATTACGGGCGGATACAAATTACGCGTATTACTTGCCCAAGTACTTTTTCAAAAACCCGAAATTCTTCTATTAGATGAGCCTACTAACAACCTAGATATTAAAACAATTAAATGGCTGGAAGACTTTTTACGAAACCATACGGGTGTATTGATTGTTATCTCCCACGATAGGCATTTTATCAATTCGATTGCAACGGATATTGCGGACTTAGATTATAATGTGATTCGAGTTTATCCAGGGAATTATGATGATTATATGGAAGCATCGACCATGGCGCGAGAGCAATTAATCAACGATAATAAACGAACCAAAGAAAAAATAGCTGATTTACAAGAGTTTGTGAGTAGATTTAGCGCAAATGCAAGTAAGGCAAAACAAGCTACATCTCGTGCAAAGTTAATTGATAAATTAAAGTCGGGGCAAATTGAGATTAAACCATCTTCAAGGGTATCACCATATATTCGTTTTAAGATGGCAAAACCGCTTGGAAAAGATGTAATCAATGCTTTCGAAATTTCTAAATCTTTTGATGTTCCTATATTTAAAAATGTAACAATTTCTATTTCTAAGGGAGAAAAAGTTGGTATTATTGGAACTAACGGTGTTGGTAAAACAACTCTCTTAAAATGTCTATTGAAACAATTAGAACCAGATTCCGGAAAAGTTGAGCATGGAGCAAGTATGACTGCTTCTTATTTTCCACAAGATCATAAAGATGGGATAGGAGTTGATGCACCAACATTAATAGAATGGTTGTATCGGTATGCTCCTGAAGGTACAGACACAACAGTTATTCGTAGTATGCTTGGACGGATGTTATTTAGTGGTGATATGGCACAAAAAAGTACCAGCGTCCTTTCGGGGGGTGAAAAATCTCGACTGATTCTTTCTAGAATGATCATGGCAGAAGACAATGTAATCGCTTTAGATGAGCCTACTAACCACTTAGATTTGGAAAGTATAGAAGCTTTAAATTATTCTCTATCGATTTACGAAGGTACTGTTATATTTGTGACCCATGACCGTGAGTTTGTTTCTTCCTTGGCTACCCGTATTATAGAAGTAACGCCAGAACAGGTAATCGACTTCAAAGGTACTTATGAGGAATACCTCGAGAAAGAAGGTGCGGAATTTTTCAAACGAGCTGCGAGTGGTTCTATGCTTGCAAAAAATAAATAA
- a CDS encoding DUF2225 domain-containing protein: MAVNTKVEPLKKASFRSKDNSVCPVCDTIHQREQMFQGGGRLIAGKLTKELRRLYEKNKKYGRINPNDYVIVVCPKCLYASFSKDWSSLAGADLERMKFQSGDRKVNLEKIIGPVDFSAERNLISGAGSFLLAIDSYQNRSPKDAPTPKKAVCALKAAWYFDDMQAEFPNLGYDKVRDMLYQKAASWYGLTLDIMQTGAEPVDSAAPILGPDTDNNWGFDGVIYLNAYLTMKFRDMMSDIPDERVKLLAKSKRMLAKLYGSGKSSKSKPSAILDMAKELYDELAKLIESLGGEK; encoded by the coding sequence ATGGCCGTAAATACAAAAGTTGAACCACTTAAGAAAGCCTCGTTTCGTTCTAAAGATAATAGTGTATGCCCAGTTTGTGATACAATTCACCAGAGAGAACAAATGTTCCAAGGTGGAGGGCGATTAATTGCCGGCAAATTGACCAAAGAACTAAGAAGGCTCTACGAAAAAAATAAAAAATATGGGCGAATAAATCCAAATGATTATGTGATTGTGGTTTGTCCCAAATGCCTTTACGCTTCCTTTTCTAAGGATTGGAGTAGTCTCGCCGGTGCTGATTTAGAAAGAATGAAATTTCAGTCTGGAGATAGAAAAGTAAATCTTGAAAAAATTATTGGACCTGTGGATTTTTCTGCGGAAAGAAATCTAATTTCTGGTGCTGGATCGTTTCTGTTAGCAATTGATTCCTATCAAAATCGTTCACCGAAAGATGCTCCAACACCTAAAAAAGCAGTTTGTGCTTTGAAGGCTGCTTGGTATTTTGATGATATGCAGGCAGAATTTCCTAATTTAGGGTATGATAAAGTTCGCGATATGTTATACCAAAAGGCCGCTTCTTGGTATGGTCTGACCTTGGATATTATGCAAACAGGTGCCGAGCCTGTCGATTCTGCCGCTCCAATTTTAGGACCCGATACAGATAATAACTGGGGTTTTGATGGGGTGATTTATCTAAATGCCTATCTTACAATGAAATTTAGAGATATGATGTCAGATATTCCTGACGAAAGAGTAAAGTTACTTGCAAAATCGAAACGTATGCTCGCAAAACTTTATGGCTCTGGAAAATCCTCAAAATCTAAACCGTCTGCAATTTTGGATATGGCAAAAGAACTATATGATGAATTGGCAAAATTAATAGAGTCCCTAGGGGGAGAAAAGTAG
- a CDS encoding acetyl-CoA carboxylase biotin carboxylase subunit, producing the protein MKIKRLLIANRGEIAVRIIRTCKKLNIHSICIYSEADSNSVFVRLADEAHFIGNSVASESYLNISKIIEICKKANVDAVHPGYGFLSEHPGFAKALKEAGINFIGPSVESIELMGDKIQSRIAMLNAGIPIVPGYDGDNQSEEHLLSEAQKIGFPVMIKASAGGGGKGMRRVDREEDFLEYLHSAKREAKNFFANDTVFIEKFISNPRHIEFQVFGDTHGNAIHIFERDCSVQRRHQKIIEEAPAFNLDDSLRKKMGDVAVQVTKSISYIGAGTVEFILSDKGEFYFMEMNTRLQVEHPVTEMVTGIDLVELQIRIAEGEAIQIKPKLEEKHSIEVRIYAEDPENNFLPSTGKILFLKNPIGENVRLDSGIEQGSDVTIYYDPMIAKLIVTAKDRKTCINELIEALNEYVIFGITTNISYLKIILSHPEFRNGNLDTGFIEKHLKETKNENSNLEENLGYAYILSNLVSKSNSIYENLSGFQFWENKKIKQNSASVDLPNNILNLKSILKLKSEEWEINTTQIHDYMESNSEITLSIENQKNKTKTEKRFIIPKIIQGNKIIISNSKEILFYFYGITTFIHTQGISYSFQKKQRTLFGTVNHSNTFTSPMPGKVIQILVKEKDIVKAGDTLAIVEAMKMENTIKSHKDCEITEICCKPGDLVRQEDILIRVK; encoded by the coding sequence ATGAAAATTAAACGGTTACTCATTGCGAATCGAGGTGAGATTGCAGTTCGAATCATTCGAACTTGTAAAAAATTAAATATACATTCAATCTGCATATACTCTGAAGCAGATTCTAATAGCGTTTTCGTTCGATTAGCCGATGAAGCTCATTTTATCGGAAATTCAGTTGCAAGTGAATCCTATCTAAACATTTCTAAAATTATAGAAATCTGTAAAAAAGCAAATGTAGATGCAGTGCATCCGGGTTACGGGTTTTTATCAGAACATCCAGGATTTGCAAAGGCTTTAAAAGAAGCTGGAATCAATTTTATTGGACCAAGTGTCGAATCGATAGAACTAATGGGTGATAAAATCCAATCTAGAATTGCAATGTTAAATGCAGGAATTCCGATTGTCCCAGGATATGACGGAGACAACCAAAGCGAAGAACACCTATTATCCGAAGCACAGAAAATCGGATTTCCAGTAATGATAAAAGCAAGTGCCGGCGGTGGTGGGAAAGGTATGAGACGCGTCGACCGAGAAGAGGATTTTCTAGAATATCTTCATTCAGCAAAACGAGAAGCAAAAAACTTTTTTGCAAATGATACAGTATTCATCGAAAAATTTATTTCAAATCCTCGTCATATAGAGTTCCAAGTCTTTGGGGATACTCATGGTAATGCAATACATATTTTCGAAAGAGATTGTTCTGTTCAAAGAAGGCATCAAAAAATTATAGAAGAAGCGCCTGCGTTTAACTTAGATGATTCGCTTCGTAAAAAAATGGGAGATGTAGCAGTCCAAGTAACCAAATCAATTTCCTATATCGGCGCAGGCACAGTAGAATTTATCTTAAGTGATAAAGGAGAATTCTACTTTATGGAAATGAATACTCGTCTTCAAGTAGAACATCCCGTTACTGAAATGGTCACAGGAATAGACTTAGTTGAATTACAAATCAGAATTGCAGAGGGTGAGGCTATTCAGATTAAACCCAAGTTAGAAGAAAAACATTCTATTGAAGTGAGAATTTATGCGGAAGACCCAGAAAATAATTTTCTACCTTCAACAGGAAAAATTCTATTCTTAAAAAATCCAATCGGGGAAAATGTTCGATTGGATTCGGGAATAGAACAGGGTTCAGACGTTACAATTTATTACGACCCAATGATCGCTAAATTAATTGTAACTGCGAAAGATAGAAAAACTTGTATAAATGAATTGATCGAAGCCCTTAACGAATATGTAATATTCGGAATCACTACTAATATTTCTTATTTAAAAATAATTCTTTCGCATCCTGAATTTAGAAATGGAAATTTAGATACAGGTTTTATAGAAAAACATTTAAAAGAAACTAAGAATGAAAATTCAAATCTAGAAGAAAATCTAGGTTATGCGTATATACTGTCAAATTTAGTTTCAAAATCTAACTCTATATATGAAAATCTTTCAGGTTTCCAATTTTGGGAAAATAAAAAAATAAAACAAAACTCAGCTTCAGTGGATTTACCAAATAATATTCTAAATCTAAAAAGCATATTAAAACTAAAATCAGAAGAATGGGAAATTAATACGACTCAAATCCATGATTACATGGAATCGAATTCCGAAATTACACTCTCTATTGAAAACCAAAAAAATAAAACGAAAACGGAAAAACGATTTATCATTCCTAAAATTATACAAGGAAATAAAATAATTATTTCTAATTCAAAGGAAATTCTATTTTATTTTTATGGGATTACGACATTTATCCACACACAAGGAATTTCTTATTCATTTCAAAAGAAACAGCGAACTTTGTTTGGTACAGTAAATCATTCCAATACATTTACGAGTCCAATGCCAGGAAAAGTAATCCAAATTTTAGTAAAAGAAAAAGACATTGTGAAAGCTGGTGATACACTCGCAATTGTGGAAGCTATGAAAATGGAAAACACAATCAAATCTCATAAAGATTGTGAGATAACAGAGATATGCTGCAAACCCGGAGACCTAGTGCGACAGGAAGATATTTTAATTCGCGTAAAATAA
- the truA gene encoding tRNA pseudouridine(38-40) synthase TruA: MPKTVLILQYDGPKFNGFQKQKSAKEITVQEKLESVISRILREDITLVAAGRTDAGVHANGMVVSFSSTNSIPNFHKFLVSVNGLAGGNVSALAGREVPDNFHARFSCSAREYEYKILNSKYPHPLLNQKVLWYKNKIDFTLLEKEIYTLQGKHDFASFTKKAVLETYSTTERQITKIEFKQDEEMKNLFKIVIQGTGFLHNMVRIIIGTLLDIARGRLKSNILSILESKDRTDAGVTLPPYALYFLRAYYKDFPEVDRLYSEIYQSAERA; the protein is encoded by the coding sequence TTGCCTAAAACAGTATTAATTCTACAATACGATGGTCCTAAATTTAACGGTTTTCAAAAACAAAAAAGTGCAAAAGAAATCACTGTTCAAGAAAAATTGGAATCAGTAATTTCCCGAATTTTGAGAGAAGATATCACTCTAGTTGCGGCAGGAAGGACAGATGCAGGAGTTCATGCGAATGGAATGGTGGTTAGTTTTTCTAGCACGAATTCTATTCCAAATTTTCATAAGTTTTTAGTTTCCGTAAATGGATTAGCGGGCGGAAATGTTTCGGCATTGGCTGGAAGGGAAGTTCCTGATAACTTTCATGCACGTTTTTCTTGTTCTGCCAGAGAATACGAATATAAAATACTGAACTCAAAATATCCACATCCTCTACTAAATCAAAAAGTACTATGGTATAAAAACAAAATAGATTTTACTCTTTTAGAAAAAGAAATTTATACATTACAAGGGAAACACGATTTTGCGAGTTTTACAAAAAAGGCAGTCTTGGAGACTTATTCTACTACGGAAAGACAAATCACGAAAATAGAATTCAAACAGGATGAGGAAATGAAAAACTTGTTTAAAATTGTGATTCAAGGCACAGGCTTTTTGCATAATATGGTTCGTATTATCATTGGCACACTTTTGGACATCGCAAGAGGTCGATTAAAGTCAAATATACTTTCAATTTTAGAATCAAAAGATCGAACTGATGCTGGTGTTACATTACCACCTTATGCATTATATTTTTTAAGAGCGTATTACAAGGATTTTCCTGAAGTGGACAGATTGTATTCTGAAATTTATCAATCAGCGGAGAGAGCTTAA
- a CDS encoding chemotaxis protein CheW has translation MEKDKLKLFLDESYETLNSLDKQLIQLGKNPDHVEYLDTIHANFKTFLDSAKLFGFHKLGSMTHIGERLIDHLRKSEYDLSNEIITIILKLNFSIRDIIFAIDETGKEPQLINSSMVTDIEEIITKQESGEEFIVASSDDEDDGVKKVGDIPIVMTPIFSEDEVMDDLMNTIIPLLHTQTQIKEIASKDKFSPLDTHSRKLELLVRDIYTKVHKAKTKTLGTLLHNFDKVVSDIAQMQDKQVTFVIEGEEKELDTRMLDILRNCLIHIIKNSVEHGIEMPEIRTELGKSAMGEIHLKAFHHGELFYIKIKDDGAGIEPIRVKRKLIEKNLLLTEEAERLTDQEVMDYIFQEGFSSSKSSAGLDIVKSNVEQIAGKFYIFKNIPGKGVEFHITLPLVDEIVPSIVVSVGTERYIITRANLYEIMNLESDTFINTLEVINGFPTYKHRGDLIPIIFLAQILKYEDKKEVVDKQLDAGKKISILILEVNNFKYGLVADIVEDMSDVIVRPLNYEIKNLYLFSGLTILKDESPALILDVGEIMRVHLKNLNLVNVVEEEME, from the coding sequence TTGGAAAAAGATAAGTTAAAACTATTTCTAGATGAGAGTTACGAAACTCTTAATTCTCTGGATAAACAATTAATTCAATTGGGAAAAAATCCTGATCATGTAGAATATCTAGATACAATCCATGCCAATTTTAAAACTTTTTTAGACTCAGCGAAGTTATTTGGTTTTCACAAACTAGGCTCAATGACTCATATTGGTGAGCGACTCATTGATCATTTACGTAAGTCCGAATATGACCTAAGCAACGAAATCATCACAATAATTTTAAAGTTAAATTTCAGTATTAGAGATATTATTTTTGCAATTGATGAGACAGGAAAAGAGCCTCAGTTAATTAATTCAAGCATGGTAACTGATATTGAAGAAATAATTACCAAACAAGAATCAGGTGAAGAGTTCATAGTTGCTTCTAGTGACGATGAAGATGATGGTGTGAAGAAGGTCGGTGATATTCCTATCGTAATGACTCCCATTTTTTCGGAAGATGAGGTCATGGATGATTTGATGAATACGATTATTCCATTGTTGCATACACAAACTCAAATCAAAGAAATTGCTTCAAAAGATAAATTTTCCCCGTTAGATACTCATTCTCGAAAACTTGAATTATTAGTTAGAGATATATATACAAAAGTTCATAAAGCAAAAACAAAAACACTTGGTACACTTTTACATAATTTTGATAAAGTAGTTTCTGATATTGCACAAATGCAGGACAAACAAGTAACTTTTGTTATTGAGGGTGAAGAAAAAGAACTTGATACTAGAATGCTCGATATTTTGCGAAATTGTTTGATCCATATTATCAAAAATTCTGTTGAACATGGAATCGAAATGCCGGAGATTCGAACTGAATTAGGTAAGTCTGCAATGGGTGAAATTCACCTAAAAGCATTTCATCATGGTGAGTTATTTTATATTAAAATCAAAGACGATGGAGCAGGTATCGAACCTATTCGTGTTAAAAGAAAGTTAATCGAAAAAAACTTACTTCTAACGGAAGAAGCAGAGCGGCTAACGGATCAAGAAGTAATGGATTATATTTTCCAAGAAGGTTTTTCTAGTTCTAAGTCTTCCGCTGGTTTAGATATTGTAAAATCTAATGTGGAACAAATTGCAGGAAAATTTTATATTTTTAAAAACATTCCTGGCAAAGGAGTAGAGTTCCATATTACTCTTCCTTTAGTAGATGAGATTGTTCCTTCTATCGTAGTCTCTGTCGGAACAGAAAGATATATTATTACAAGAGCAAATTTATATGAAATTATGAACTTGGAAAGTGACACTTTTATCAATACCTTAGAAGTGATTAATGGATTTCCAACTTATAAACACCGTGGGGATTTGATTCCTATCATTTTTCTGGCTCAAATTTTGAAATATGAAGATAAAAAAGAAGTCGTAGATAAACAACTAGACGCAGGAAAAAAAATCTCCATCTTAATCTTAGAAGTTAATAATTTTAAATATGGATTGGTTGCTGATATAGTTGAAGATATGAGCGATGTAATCGTCCGCCCATTAAACTATGAAATTAAGAATTTATATCTATTTTCAGGTCTTACAATATTAAAAGATGAATCTCCTGCTTTGATTTTAGATGTAGGGGAAATAATGCGGGTTCATTTGAAGAACCTTAATTTGGTCAATGTTGTGGAAGAGGAGATGGAATAA